GTCGCCGGGCACGTGCACCGCTGACGGGGGACGGCCCGGCCGGCGACTCAGCCGAGTCCTCGGTCGGCCGAGCCTGCGGTTCCGCTCCGGGCGGGTGCCTCGTTCCTCGGCCCTCACCCTGCGCTGCACCTCCGGCTCAGCCGAGCAGAGCGGCGCCGTACTTGAGGAGGACGACGGCGATCGTCGCGATCAGCCACGCCGCGAGGAGGTAGCCCAGGCCGCCGCTGCGCACCACCGACATGGCGACGCGCTGTACGCGCGGTGGCCAGCGGAGGTTGTCGTCGAGGATGTTGAGGTGCAGCATCGAGAAGAACACGACGGTGGTCGCGAGCTGCACGGTCAGGCACCAGACGCACAGGGCGCCGATGGTGAAGACGGCCTCGAAGAACAGCCAGTAGGCGAACACGAACCCGAACAGGTACATCGTCTGCGCGGAGATCATGAACCAGCGGGGGAATCGCATCCCGCTCAGGCCGAGCACCGCGATGGTGATGACCACCGGCTCGGCGGCGATGCCCAGGAACGCGTTGGGGAACCCGAACAGCGACGCCTGCCACGACAGGGCCACCTGGGAGCACGAGAACACGGTGCCGAGGTCGCACGCGAAGGTGGCGTCGGGGTTCGCGGCGAGAGTGACCGCCTCGCTCGAGAGCACGAACGCCGCGACCAGCGAGATGAGCGCGCCCACGAGCATCTCGCCGAAGAGCCACCGGCGGGAGTGGAAGAACCCCTGAGGGCGCTCGTCGACGAGGTCGGTGCCGTCCGGGACGCGTGCGCTGGTCACGGGGGTCA
The Xylanimonas cellulosilytica DSM 15894 DNA segment above includes these coding regions:
- a CDS encoding vitamin K epoxide reductase family protein, with protein sequence MTSARVPDGTDLVDERPQGFFHSRRWLFGEMLVGALISLVAAFVLSSEAVTLAANPDATFACDLGTVFSCSQVALSWQASLFGFPNAFLGIAAEPVVITIAVLGLSGMRFPRWFMISAQTMYLFGFVFAYWLFFEAVFTIGALCVWCLTVQLATTVVFFSMLHLNILDDNLRWPPRVQRVAMSVVRSGGLGYLLAAWLIATIAVVLLKYGAALLG